Proteins encoded together in one Parasegetibacter sp. NRK P23 window:
- a CDS encoding cytochrome c maturation protein CcmE, whose protein sequence is MKKLHIVILLLIAAGIAVLLSFMNDLTTYDTVASAKAKEGKFVHLIAKLDKAQPVEYDPLKNPNYMKFTAMDTLGNSTPVVYFNTKPTDFEMSERLVLKGTMRANVFECKEILMKCPSKYKDEMVPAEKSLSSNP, encoded by the coding sequence ATGAAGAAACTACACATTGTCATTCTCCTGCTGATTGCTGCCGGCATCGCGGTGCTGCTGTCTTTTATGAATGATCTTACCACTTACGACACGGTGGCTTCGGCGAAAGCCAAAGAAGGGAAATTCGTACACCTTATCGCCAAGCTCGACAAGGCGCAGCCCGTAGAGTACGATCCGCTGAAGAACCCGAATTACATGAAGTTCACCGCAATGGATACATTGGGTAACTCCACCCCCGTAGTTTACTTCAATACAAAGCCCACGGATTTTGAAATGAGCGAACGCCTTGTGCTGAAAGGTACCATGCGTGCGAATGTTTTCGAATGCAAGGAAATTCTGATGAAGTGCCCTTCCAAGTACAAGGATGAAATGGTACCCGCCGAGAAAAGTTTAAGCTCAAACCCCTGA
- the ccsA gene encoding cytochrome c biogenesis protein CcsA, which produces MQYPGEHLLPGQIGHFFAVLSFVASIVATVAYFKSARSSVLTEQLSWKRMARVAFGVNTASVIVIFCLLLFLISNHYFEYYYVWNHSNMTMDMKYLFSCIWEGQEGGFLLWGLWQGLLGMILMGSAKTWEAPVMTVVSFAQFTIASMLLGIYIFGVKVGLNPFILVRQQFIDQPAFQNLSSTYMSHPSMKDGQGLNQLLQNYWMVIHPPVLFLGFASTLIPFAYAVAAIWQRRYTEWTKPVLPWALFSAAILGLGIMMGAAWAYESLTFGGYWAWDPVENASLVPWLILIAGLHTNLIYNSTGYSQRTTVLFYILTYIFVIYSSFLTKSGILGDSSVHAFATAGLNTQMTIWLAVIIIPSIWLYINRYKQIPTIVKEESTYSREFWMFIGSLIFFLSAMYVSIATSLPVVNKLFGTKFAVGEDVEFSYNRIQVWVAILTGILTAITQFFRYKDSDRKKVNKSILVPGIIALAATIAVGIFGPIEYYKYGAGFLAAIYIALFAGFYALIGNAVYIWQGLNGKLKAAGGSVAHIGFGMMLVGILISASKKEVLSLNTTGINLPFSPESKENPLENLTLIQGVKTDMGRFNATYTSDSLNKKGNITYFKVEFERKDGKENFVLFPNLIRNTKGAEGFSNNPDSRHYWNKDVFSYISYADDLDRKKDTASFRPHELAPKDTVFYSNGFMVLEEVDHNPADEKFSYTSRDTALVANLKVTVKDGRTYNARPALEVKNGMMVQQPDTVFAQNLIVNFNKIGEDNKKIEIGVKESSSILPYVSLKVYLFPYINVLWLGIIVMMIGFVMSIVRRVKMMKPRLNVVR; this is translated from the coding sequence ATGCAATATCCTGGTGAACACCTGCTCCCGGGGCAGATAGGTCATTTTTTTGCAGTACTTTCTTTTGTGGCTTCCATCGTGGCCACTGTCGCATACTTTAAATCGGCACGCAGTTCGGTGCTCACCGAACAACTGAGCTGGAAACGCATGGCCCGCGTGGCTTTTGGCGTGAACACCGCTTCCGTTATCGTGATCTTCTGTTTGCTGCTCTTCCTCATCAGCAACCACTACTTCGAATACTATTACGTTTGGAACCACTCCAACATGACCATGGACATGAAGTACCTTTTCAGTTGTATCTGGGAAGGGCAGGAGGGCGGTTTCCTTTTGTGGGGACTGTGGCAGGGGCTACTGGGTATGATCCTGATGGGTTCGGCCAAAACCTGGGAAGCGCCCGTGATGACGGTGGTAAGCTTCGCCCAGTTCACCATCGCGAGCATGTTGCTGGGGATATACATATTCGGCGTGAAAGTAGGGCTGAACCCGTTCATCCTGGTACGCCAGCAATTCATTGACCAGCCGGCGTTTCAAAACCTTTCTTCTACCTATATGTCTCACCCTTCTATGAAGGACGGGCAGGGACTGAACCAATTGCTGCAGAACTACTGGATGGTGATTCACCCGCCGGTGCTGTTCCTCGGCTTTGCTTCCACACTGATACCATTCGCGTATGCCGTGGCCGCCATCTGGCAACGGAGGTACACGGAATGGACCAAACCCGTATTGCCCTGGGCGCTTTTTTCAGCGGCCATCCTTGGACTGGGTATTATGATGGGCGCCGCATGGGCCTACGAATCACTTACATTCGGCGGTTACTGGGCCTGGGATCCGGTAGAGAACGCTTCACTGGTGCCTTGGCTGATCCTGATTGCCGGGCTGCACACCAACCTCATCTATAACAGTACCGGGTATTCGCAGCGCACGACCGTGCTGTTCTATATCCTTACATATATTTTTGTAATCTATTCCTCCTTCCTCACGAAAAGCGGTATCCTGGGCGATTCTTCCGTACATGCTTTCGCGACCGCGGGACTGAATACGCAGATGACCATCTGGCTGGCCGTGATTATCATACCTTCCATCTGGCTGTACATCAACCGGTACAAACAGATACCCACCATTGTTAAGGAGGAAAGTACTTATTCCAGGGAATTCTGGATGTTCATCGGCTCCCTGATCTTCTTCCTTTCGGCCATGTACGTTAGCATCGCTACTTCGTTACCGGTGGTGAACAAGTTGTTTGGTACCAAGTTCGCCGTAGGCGAAGATGTGGAGTTCTCCTACAACCGCATCCAGGTGTGGGTGGCCATCCTTACAGGGATACTTACGGCCATTACGCAGTTCTTCCGGTACAAAGATTCCGATCGTAAAAAAGTGAACAAAAGCATATTGGTTCCGGGCATTATTGCCCTGGCTGCCACCATTGCGGTGGGCATTTTTGGTCCGATAGAATACTATAAATACGGCGCGGGCTTTCTCGCCGCCATCTATATCGCATTATTCGCCGGATTTTATGCTTTGATAGGAAACGCGGTGTACATCTGGCAGGGATTGAACGGCAAACTAAAGGCTGCCGGTGGTTCCGTGGCGCATATCGGCTTCGGGATGATGCTGGTGGGCATACTCATATCCGCTTCTAAAAAGGAAGTGCTTTCGCTGAATACAACAGGTATTAACCTGCCTTTCAGTCCTGAAAGCAAAGAAAATCCTTTGGAAAACCTGACGCTGATTCAGGGGGTGAAAACAGATATGGGGCGCTTCAACGCTACCTACACATCGGATTCCCTGAATAAAAAAGGAAACATCACGTATTTTAAAGTTGAATTTGAACGGAAAGACGGGAAAGAAAACTTCGTGCTGTTTCCCAACCTGATCCGCAATACAAAAGGTGCTGAAGGGTTCTCCAACAACCCTGATTCCCGCCATTACTGGAACAAAGATGTGTTCTCTTACATCAGTTATGCCGATGACCTGGACAGGAAAAAGGATACCGCTTCTTTCCGGCCCCATGAACTGGCGCCCAAAGACACGGTATTCTATTCGAACGGCTTTATGGTGCTGGAAGAAGTGGACCACAATCCTGCCGACGAAAAGTTCAGCTATACTTCCAGAGATACCGCGCTGGTGGCCAATTTGAAGGTTACCGTGAAAGATGGCCGCACTTACAATGCACGTCCTGCACTGGAAGTGAAGAATGGCATGATGGTGCAGCAACCGGATACCGTATTTGCCCAGAACCTGATCGTGAACTTCAATAAAATCGGTGAGGACAACAAAAAGATCGAGATCGGCGTAAAGGAATCTTCTTCCATATTGCCCTATGTTTCACTTAAGGTATATCTCTTCCCTTACATCAATGTTTTGTGGCTGGGTATCATTGTAATGATGATCGGCTTCGTGATGAGCATTGTGCGGCGGGTGAAGATGATGAAGCCACGATTAAACGTGGTTCGTTAA
- a CDS encoding DUF4294 domain-containing protein, with translation MKGILNSGRKHLLAFFLASGCVSALQAQQVTGSYGPRDTLLVPAVNYNGEWIPARTLEWVWVVAPMPAHVKKKMAKWTRLRNAVYVTYPYARRAGYIINDINRQLAGIKNKAERKEFLRTREAQLKKEFSDPLTNLSVYQGRVLMKLINRQTGNNCYELVKEYRGGVTARFYQTVAFFFNSSMKQPYNAASGGEDAEIESIVMEIERMYR, from the coding sequence ATGAAAGGCATTTTAAATTCAGGTCGCAAACATTTACTGGCATTCTTTCTGGCTTCAGGATGTGTTAGTGCTTTGCAGGCCCAGCAGGTGACGGGTTCCTACGGCCCCCGGGATACGTTGCTGGTTCCGGCTGTGAATTACAACGGGGAGTGGATTCCTGCGCGCACATTAGAGTGGGTGTGGGTGGTGGCCCCCATGCCGGCTCATGTGAAAAAGAAAATGGCCAAATGGACCAGGCTTCGGAATGCGGTGTATGTTACATACCCTTATGCCAGAAGAGCCGGTTACATTATCAATGACATCAACCGCCAGCTGGCGGGCATAAAAAATAAGGCCGAAAGAAAAGAATTCCTCCGCACCCGCGAGGCCCAGTTAAAAAAGGAGTTCTCTGATCCACTCACCAATCTTTCCGTGTACCAGGGTAGGGTATTGATGAAGCTCATCAACCGCCAGACGGGCAACAACTGTTACGAACTGGTGAAGGAATATAGGGGTGGCGTAACCGCACGCTTCTACCAAACCGTGGCTTTCTTTTTCAACAGCAGTATGAAGCAGCCTTACAACGCGGCTTCCGGCGGCGAGGATGCCGAAATAGAATCCATCGTAATGGAAATCGAAAGAATGTACCGTTAG
- a CDS encoding lysylphosphatidylglycerol synthase transmembrane domain-containing protein: MNKKLRSLLQYIIFLGLGIFLIWLTTRGLDEAQVEQLKSSLSGARYWLLVPVLLALLVSHWSRAVRWKILMQPLGYQPRTSNTFLAVMVGYLANLAVPRLGEVLKCTLLARYEKVPADKLIGTIVAERAFDMICLLIVFALTIFTQVDTIGAFAQEQLNIAGAGASIGVKLLILAVVGGAAFFVGKFLLKKFSHIGIVQKINAVVKGIWQGLTSVRFVKKKGLFFFHTFFIWFLYLMSIRVGFYAMESTENLGIPEALSILSFGSIAMIVTQGGIGAYQFLIQKVMVVYKLNEVEGLAFGWLLWGAQTFIILLAGLVCLGLLPYINRSNKPAVQTDPASGDRLN, from the coding sequence ATGAACAAAAAATTACGCAGTCTTTTACAATACATCATCTTTCTAGGACTGGGTATTTTTTTGATCTGGCTCACCACGCGTGGGTTGGATGAAGCACAGGTCGAGCAATTGAAGTCCTCTTTATCCGGTGCACGCTACTGGTTGCTGGTACCCGTTTTACTGGCTTTGCTGGTGAGCCACTGGAGCCGCGCTGTAAGGTGGAAAATACTGATGCAGCCACTCGGCTACCAGCCCCGCACCTCCAATACTTTTCTTGCGGTAATGGTAGGCTATCTCGCCAACCTGGCCGTTCCGCGGCTGGGCGAAGTGCTGAAATGCACACTGCTGGCACGTTATGAAAAAGTGCCCGCGGACAAACTGATCGGCACGATCGTGGCCGAACGCGCCTTCGACATGATTTGCCTCCTCATCGTTTTCGCACTTACCATTTTTACGCAGGTAGATACGATAGGCGCTTTTGCGCAGGAGCAGTTGAACATCGCCGGAGCAGGCGCATCCATTGGCGTGAAATTATTGATACTGGCCGTTGTGGGTGGAGCCGCTTTTTTCGTCGGAAAATTCCTGCTGAAGAAATTCAGCCATATTGGCATCGTTCAAAAGATCAATGCCGTGGTGAAAGGCATCTGGCAGGGACTTACCAGTGTACGTTTCGTAAAAAAGAAAGGCCTGTTTTTCTTCCATACCTTTTTCATCTGGTTCCTCTACCTGATGAGCATCAGGGTAGGCTTCTACGCTATGGAAAGCACGGAAAACCTGGGCATACCGGAAGCATTATCCATACTCTCCTTCGGAAGTATCGCCATGATTGTAACGCAAGGCGGCATCGGCGCCTACCAGTTCCTCATCCAAAAGGTAATGGTCGTATATAAACTGAATGAAGTGGAAGGATTGGCTTTCGGATGGTTGTTATGGGGTGCTCAAACGTTCATCATTCTATTGGCGGGACTGGTTTGCCTGGGCTTACTTCCATACATCAACAGGAGCAACAAGCCTGCTGTACAAACCGATCCCGCTTCCGGGGACCGGCTCAACTAA